A DNA window from Onychostoma macrolepis isolate SWU-2019 chromosome 13, ASM1243209v1, whole genome shotgun sequence contains the following coding sequences:
- the slka gene encoding STE20-like serine/threonine-protein kinase, which yields MSFFNFRKIFKLGTEKKKKQYEHVHRDLNPEEIWEIVGELGDGAFGKVYKAQNKQTGILAAAKVIDTKTEEELEDYMVEIDILASCDHQYIVKLLDAFYYDGKLWILIEFCAGGAVDAVMLELERPLTEPQIRVVCKQSLEALAYLHESKIIHRDLKAGNILFNSDGDVKLADFGVSAKNTKTLQRRDSFIGTPYWMAPEVVMCETSKDRPYDYKADIWSLGVTLIELAQIEPPNHEMNPMRVLLKIAKSEPPTLAAPSRWSPEFSDFLRKALDKNVDNRWSALQLLQHPFVSNVVNNKPLQELVAEAKAEVFEEFEEGKEEEEEEEPESQPVVPGHKRALSDTSVGSSEDERQYQNTPTLESVTEKAEPERKRSSEDQARDKTSDMVVDISEPNHAKDEKMNEASPSDTSTEELRSGEQAIPKHEESHTPVTTEKEISGQPNPPVSNDTVLQEIVTVSEETGEEEKKELKVEEPPEKKKEECKETQQEAKTQTTTDEEEPTLPSDIAEPENKSDGVTEEAITEPIEVTEKTEDKIETEEEMNKNELAEDERTVPSPHVPTEELKEEQTEISPDVSTEEVKEDLPPVATEDQEKAGDKGESSEPKDDLATKGVDVVEDNSMNEFPVVVINGVKEEEVSATEEPKEAHEDRPEIQEAPTVPESDQNAEVAKPDVEKEKDSDSGSSSAADTNSIDINLSISSFLSKSKEGSISIQDTKRQKKTLKKTRKFMVDGVEVSVTTSKIVTDNDTKSEELRFLRRQELRELRLLQKEEQRAQQQLSNKLQQQKEQLFRRFEQEMTGKKRQYDQEVENLEKQQKQTIERLEQDHTNRLRDEAKRIKAEQDKELSKFQNMLKNRKKEEQEFLQRQQQELDGALKKIIQQHKLEIATIERDCLNHKQQLMRAREAAMWELEERHLQEKHQLLKQQLKDQYFMQRHQLLKRHDKEMEQMQGYNQRLIEEMKNRQAQERARLPKIQRSEAKTRMAMFKKSLRITGTGTPEQDREKIKQFATQEDKRQKNERLHQHQKHENQMRDLQLQCDSNIRELQQMQNEKCHLLIEHETQKLKELDEEHSQELKDWREKLRPRKKALEEEFTRKLQEQEVFFKMSGESECLNPTTQSRVSKFYPIPSVHSSGS from the exons ATGTCCTTTTTCAATTTTCGGAAGATATTTAAGCTTGGTacggagaagaagaagaaacagtATGAACACGTTCACAGAGACCTCAACCCAGAGGAGATTTGGGAGATCGTGGGAGAACTTGGGGATGGAGCCTTTGGTAAAGTCTACAAG GCTCAGAACAAACAGACCGGGATCCTGGCTGCAGCTAAAGTGATTGATACCAAAACAGAAGAGGAGCTGGAGGACTACATGGTGGAGATCGACATCCTCGCCTCCTGTGACCATCAGTACATAGTCAAACTGCTGGATGCTTTCTATTATGATGGCAAACTATGG attCTCATTGAGTTTTGTGCTGGAGGAGCAGTGGACGCTGTGATGTTGG agCTGGAGCGGCCATTGACAGAGCCTCAGATCCGGGTTGTGTGTAAACAGTCGCTGGAGGCGCTGGCTTACCTCCATGAGAGTAAGATTATACATCGGGACCTGAAAGCTGGAAATATTCTCTTTAACTCAGATGGAGATGTCAAATTGG CTGACTTTGGAGTGTCTGCAAAGAATACAAAGACCCTTCAGAGAAGAGACTCTTTCATTGGAACACCGTACTG GATggcacccgaggtggtgatgtgTGAGACTTCGAAGGACAGACCGTACGACTACAAAGCGGACATCTGGTCCCTGGGGGTGACTCTGATCGAGCTGGCACAGATCGAGCCGCCCAACCACGAGATGAACCCAATGAGAGTCCTGCTAAAAATAGCAAAGTCTGAGCCCCCCACACTCGCAGCTCCATCACGATG GTCTCCTGAGTTCAGTGATTTCCTGCGGAAAGCACTGGATAAAAATGTAGACAATAGGTGGAGTGCATTGCAGCTCTTACAG CATCCATTTGTTTCAAATGTGGTGAATAACAAACCACTGCAAGAGCTGGTTGCTGAGGCTAAAGCCGAAGTGTTTGAGGAGTTTGAAGAGGgcaaagaggaagaggaggaagaagagCCAGAGTCCCAGCCG GTGGTGCCTGGACACAAACGTGCATTATCGGACACCAGCGTTGGCAGCTCGGAGGATGAGAGGCAGTATCAGAACACGCCAACTCTTGAGTCGGTCACGGAGAAGGCTGAACCTGAAAGAAAACGTAGTTCAGAGGATCAAGCTAGAGATAAGACCTCTGACATGGTGGTGGACATCAGCGAACCCAACCATGCTAAGGATGAGAAGATGAATGAGGCCAGTCCATCAGACACCAGTACTGAGGAATTACGTTCTGGTGAGCAGGCTATTCCAAAACATGAAGAATCTCACACACCCGTGACCACAGAAAAAGAGATTTCTGGTCAGCCAAATCCTCCAGTGTCAAATGACACTGTCCTCCAAGAGATTGTAACCGTCAGTGAGGAAACTGGGGAGGAAGAAAAGAaggaattgaaggtggaagagccgccagagaagaaaaaagaagagtGTAAAGAAACACAGCAAGAAGCCAAAACACAAACCACCACAGATGAAGAGGAACCTACTCTGCCTTCAGATATAGCCGAACCAGAGAACAAATCTGATGGTGTTACTGAAGAAGCCATCACTGAACCAATTGAGGTTACAGAAAAAACTGAAGACAAAATTGAGACAGAggaagaaatgaataaaaatgaactaGCAGAAGATGAGAGAACAGTACCCTCACCACATGTTCCAACAGAAGAGTTAAAGGAGGAGCAAACTGAAATTTCACCAGATGTTTCTACAGAAGAGGTAAAGGAGGATCTTCCTCCAGTGGCAACAGAGGACCAAGAAAAAGCTGGAGATAAGGGTGAGAGTTCAGAACCCAAAGACGATCTTGCAACCAAGGGGGTAGATGTAGTAGAGGACAACTCCATGAATGAATTCCCTGTTGTTGTCATCAATGGTGTAAAAGAAGAGGAGGTCAGTGCAACAGAGGAACCTAAAGAAGCCCATGAAGACAGACCAGAGATCCAGGAAGCACCAACCGTGCCTGAGAGTGACCAGAATGCAGAGGTAGCGAAACCTGATGTTGAAAAGGAGAAAGACTCTGACTCAGGCAGCAGTTCTGCTGCAGATACTAACAGCATTGACATTAATCTGTCAATCTCCAGCTTCCTCTCCAAAAGCAAAGAAGGATCTATTTCAATACAG GATACCAAGCGccaaaagaaaacactgaaaaagaCCCGCAAGTTTATGGTCGACGGAGTGGAAGTCAGTGTCACCACATCCAAGATTGTCACCGACAATGACACCAAGAGTGAGGAACTGAGATTTTTGAG GCGTCAGGAGCTACGAGAACTGAGGCTTCTGCAAAAAGAGGAGCAAAGAGCTCAACAGCAGCTCAGCAATAAACTGCAGCAGCAGAAAGAGCAGCTCTTCAGGCGCTTCGAGCAAGAAATGACG GGGAAGAAACGTCAGTATGACCAAGAGGTGGAGAACCTTGAGAAACAGCAGAAACAAACCATAGAGCGTCTAGAGCAGGACCACACCAACCGGCTAAGAGATGAGGCCAAGAGGATCAAAGCAGAGCAGGATAAGGAGCTCTCCAAGTTCCAGAACATGCTGAAGAACCGCAAAAAAGAG GAGCAAGAGTTTCTCCAGAGACAGCAGCAGGAGCTGGATGGAGCTCTGAAGAAGATCATCCAGCAGCACAAACTAGAGATCGCCACTATAGAGAGAGACTGTCTCAACCACAAGCAGCAGCTCATGAGAG CTCGGGAGGCAGCCATGTGGGAGCTGGAGGAGCGCCACCTGCAGGAGAAACACCAGTTGCTGAAGCAGCAACTGAAGGATCAATACTTCATGCAGAGACATCAGCTCCTCAAAAGGCATGACAAG GAGATGGAGCAGATGCAGGGTTATAACCAGCGGCTGATAGAGGAGATGAAGAACAGGCAGGCACAGGAAAGAGCTCGGCTGCCCAAGATCCAGCGCAGTGAAGCCAAGACACGTATGGCGATGTTTAAAAAGAGCCTGCGGATCACTGGCACAGGAACACCAGAGCAGGACAGAGAGAAGATCAAACAG TTTGCCACTCAGGAGGACAAGAGACAGAAGAATGAGAGACTCCATCAGCATCAGAAACATGAGAATCAGATGAGAGACCTGCAGCTGCAGTGCGACTCCAACATCAGAGAACTTCAACAGATGCAG aatgagaaaTGCCACCTCCTGATTGAGCATGAGACTCAGAAGCTGAAGGAGCTGGATGAGGAGCACAGTCAGGAGCTGAAGGACTGGAGGGAGAAGCTTCGGCCCAGGAAGAAG